A single genomic interval of Dysidea avara chromosome 8, odDysAvar1.4, whole genome shotgun sequence harbors:
- the LOC136262669 gene encoding uncharacterized protein: MTTLKYDIIDDGLGHLIGYNDEGSHRCWQRCNTTDHQYCYFIVQVIPPEMAEAKIKFPPAVLNKPYTGTCDAAGDPRPIVNTSLNTEHCPHSIFITNTTVYTTQAALRIPSVTDECRGAILYCSVCQLGTCQEVMMDLDIIEDTSTSSTAERWWEWMITIWLIFKGIKAVIYLHKVVFPHE, translated from the exons ATGACGACACTGAAATATGACATCATTGATGATGGACTTGGACACCTGATAGGCTACAATGACGAAGGAAGCCATAGATGTTGGCAGAGATGCAACACAACTGACCATCAATATTGTTACTTTATTGTACAAG TAATACCACCAGAGATGGCAGAAGCAAAGATCAAGTTTCCTCCAGCAGTTCTTAACAAACCTTACACAGGGACATGTGATGCAGCTGGTGATCCCAGGCCAATAGTGAATACTTCACTGAACACAGAACATTGTCCACACTCAATCTTCATCACTAACACAACAGTGTATACTACACAGGCAGCATTGAGAATACCATCAGTCACAGATGAGTGTAGAGGAGCAATATTATACTGTTCTGTATGTCAACTGGGAACATGTCAAGAAGTGATGATGGACCTTGACATTATTGAAG ACACTTCAACCAGCAGTACAGCAGAGAGGTGGTGGGAGTGGATGATAACAATATGGTTGATCTTCAAGGGCATAAAAGCAGTGATATACTTACATAAAGTAGTATTCCCACATGAGTAG